The following proteins come from a genomic window of Streptomyces liliiviolaceus:
- a CDS encoding phosphatase, protein MVSSGALRAHLLAVGLAGAVATSREVSLRSYRLFAARDPRVTIGLDPERDWKQSDLIALMAEKCGVSADSRHTSGPDVIDPDRTLAALDAFAERLAEAARNRSPVLLGTGHPHRLLGFYAALADALSAAGCTVLTPAHGSCVDITTRFGLRTHNLDYVRGVALVREPGARGAGRETGAHTHSPLPVRTALTAAAEAGGPLPELVVGDHGWVCGAGQLGFEAIGLGDTDDPALFVGEAEGRVSVVVPLDDAVRSDYYRPLTRYVLNRACLSQ, encoded by the coding sequence GTGGTGAGTTCCGGGGCGCTGCGGGCGCATCTGCTGGCCGTGGGGCTGGCCGGGGCCGTGGCGACCTCGCGGGAAGTGAGTCTCCGGAGTTATCGGTTGTTCGCCGCTCGGGATCCGCGGGTGACGATCGGACTCGATCCTGAACGGGACTGGAAGCAGTCCGATCTGATCGCTTTGATGGCGGAGAAGTGTGGTGTATCGGCAGATTCACGGCACACCTCCGGGCCCGATGTGATCGATCCTGATCGCACGCTCGCGGCGCTCGACGCCTTCGCGGAGCGGCTCGCGGAAGCCGCGCGGAACCGTTCCCCGGTGCTGCTCGGCACCGGACACCCGCACCGCCTGCTCGGCTTCTACGCCGCTCTCGCGGACGCCCTGTCGGCGGCCGGGTGTACCGTCCTCACCCCCGCGCATGGCAGCTGTGTCGACATAACGACCCGGTTCGGTCTACGCACGCACAACCTTGACTACGTACGAGGAGTCGCGCTGGTGCGGGAACCCGGGGCGCGGGGCGCCGGTCGCGAGACCGGCGCGCACACCCACTCCCCCCTGCCGGTTCGCACCGCCCTGACGGCCGCCGCGGAGGCCGGCGGGCCGCTTCCCGAACTCGTGGTGGGGGACCACGGGTGGGTCTGCGGGGCAGGTCAGCTGGGGTTCGAGGCCATCGGCCTGGGTGACACCGATGATCCCGCGCTGTTCGTCGGCGAGGCAGAGGGGCGGGTGTCCGTCGTCGTTCCACTTGATGACGCTGTGCGGTCTGATTACTACCGACCGCTTACTCGCTATGTACTCAATCGAGCGTGTCTGTCACAGTAG